The following coding sequences lie in one Serinus canaria isolate serCan28SL12 chromosome 12, serCan2020, whole genome shotgun sequence genomic window:
- the FEZF2 gene encoding fez family zinc finger protein 2 has translation MASPGSLETVMPSSCPRHDGRAATANPSKTLAFSIERIMAKTSEPKPAFEERHGGPGPEPGKKPLSLCSPLPCVIPIPPLGYELPSKTLNYSELWKSSLRGGAGLCKANCGVCCKAELALGQPSGRLIKPQVIHQAGAVPAAPRSLYYFNYLDAAYHPADLLHGQLFPAGLLGAPSPGGLSAHQKLFLLENAKLAGLAAEKLPPPPPFAHKERLPGHLDQVMKEAAAAERGGPPKGHAKMGGGGGGAAEGKPKNFTCEVCGKVFNAHYNLTRHMPVHTGARPFVCKVCGKGFRQASTLCRHKIIHTQEKPHKCNQCGKAFNRSSTLNTHIRIHAGYKPFVCEFCGKGFHQKGNYKNHKLTHSGEKQYKCTICNKAFHQIYNLTFHMHTHNDKKPFTCVTCGKGFCRNFDLKKHVRKLHDSVSSAPPPRDPGRSGQS, from the exons ATGGCGAGCCCGGGGTCGCTGGAGACGGTCAtgccttcctcctgcccccGGCACGACGGCAGAGCCGCCACCGCTAACCCCTCCAAGACCCTGGCCTTCTCCATCGAGCGGATCATGGCAAAGACGTCGGAGCCCAAGCCGGCCTTCGAGGAGCGGCACGgcgggccggggccggagcCAGGCAAGAAGCCGCTTAGCCTGTGCTCGCCCCTGCCCTGCGTGATCCCCATCCCGCCTCTGGGCTACGAGCTGCCCTCCAAGACTCTCAACTACTCGGAGCTGTGGAAGAGCAGCCTGCGGGGCGGTGCGGGGCTCTGCAAAGCCAACTGCGGCGTCTGCTGCAAGGCAGAGCTCGCCCTGGGCCAGCCCAGCGGCCGGCTCATCAAGCCGCAGGTCATCCACCAGGCAGGGGCCGTTCCGGCTGCCCCCCGCTCCCTCTACTACTTCAACTACCTGGACGCCGCGTACCACCCGGCCGACCTCCTGCACGGACAGCTCTTCCCGGCCGGCCTGCTGGGCGCCCCGTCGCCGGGGGGGCTCTCGGCCCACCagaagcttttcctgctggagaaCGCCAAGCTGGCGGGGCTGGCGGCCGAGAagctgccgccgccgcctcccttCGCCCACAAGGAGCGGCTGCCGGGACACCTGGACCAGGTGATGaaggaggcggcggcggcggagcgcggCGGCCCCCCCAAGGGCCACGCCAAGAtggggggcggcggcggcggggcggcggagGGCAAGCCCAAAAACTTTACCTGCGAGGTCTGCGGCAAG GTGTTCAACGCGCACTACAACCTCACCCGCCACATGCCGGTGCACACGGGGGCCCGGCCTTTCGTCTGCAAGGTCTGCGGGAAGGGCTTCCGCCAGGCCAGCACCCTGTGCCGGCACAAAATCATCCACACCCAG GAGAAACCACACAAGTGCAACCAGTGCGGAAAGGCGTTCAACAGGAGCTCCACGCTCAACACCCACATCCGCATCCACGCCGGCTACAAGCCCTTCGTCTGCGAGTTCTGCGGCAAGGGCTTCCACCAGAAAG GCAACTACAAGAACCACAAGCTGACCCACAGCGGAGAGAAGCAGTACAAGTGCACCATTTGCAACAAAGCCTTCCACCAGATCTATAACTTGACTTTCCACATGCACACCCACAATGACAAGAAGCCCTTTACGTGTGTCACTTGCGGGAAAGGATTTTGCAGAAACTTTGATTTAAAGAAGCACGTCCGAAAGTTGCACGACAGCGTCTCCAGCGCTCCTCCGCCGCGGGACCCTGGGCGCAGCGGGCAGAGCTAA